A portion of the Megalobrama amblycephala isolate DHTTF-2021 unplaced genomic scaffold, ASM1881202v1 scaffold306, whole genome shotgun sequence genome contains these proteins:
- the LOC125261097 gene encoding uncharacterized protein LOC125261097, with protein MVAKAVRMDHDYVTHPPAGALDEALDYIHDLEAKLQNTGLPPPTLFSRYCSSDDQIRFYTKFPSESVFTIFWESIAPSALRLVYWIKAQRAGEEGCEDPSPPRIMPLIDEFLMYSMRVAVGMKEQLIADMFNVSIARVSRVTITWANYLFMMLSSLPIWISREKVKSTMPLKFQRYCPNVRVILDCTEIALETASSLTLQSETFSSYKNRTTLKGLIGVAPNGLVTFISPLYTGCISDKEITRISGVLPLLEPGDDVMADKGFLIQDLLADVESKLIIPPFKRSAQFSKEETEQTQAIARLRIIVERVIGRIKSFHIWDSPVPLTLIGSVNQIWLNCCVLANYQGPFCFEE; from the exons ATGGTGGCTAAGGCAGTAAGGATGGATCACGACTACGTGACACACCCACCTGCAG GTGCTCTGGATGAGGCTTTGGATTACATCCATGACTTAGAAGCCAAGTTGCAAAACACTGGTCTACCACCCCCTACTCTCTTCAGCCGATACTGTTCGTCGGATGACCAAATACGTTTCTACACCAAATTTCCATCCGAGAgtgtttttactattttttggGAGTCGATTGCACCATCTGCACTTAGACTGGTGTACTGGATCAAAGCACAGAGGGCAGGTGAGGAAGGCTGCGAAGATCCCAGCCCACCACGCATCATGCCATTAATAGATGAGTTCTTGATGTACTCCATGCGGGTTGCTGTTGGCATGAAGGAGCAGCTCATTGCTGACATGTTTAATGTGAGCATTGCCAGGGTTAGCAGGGTTACCATCACCTGGGCCAATTATCTTTTTATGATGCTGAGCTCACTTCCCATCTGGATAAGCAGGGAAAAGGTTAAGTCCACTATGCCCCTTAAATTCCAGAGGTACTGTCCCAATGTCAGAGTGATACTGGACTGCACAGAAATTGCCCTGGAGACAGCCTCATCCCTGACCTTACAGTCAGAAACATTTTCAAGTTACAAAAACAGGACGACATTGAAAGGGCTAATTGGAGTTGCTCCCAATGGTTTGGTGACATTCATCTCACCCCTGTACACTGGGTGCATCTCAGATAAGGAGATCACCAGGATCAGTGGAGTCCTTCCCTTGCTGGAGCCAGGAGACGATGTCATGGCGGACAAAGGGTTCCTCATTCAAGACCTCCTTGCTGACGTTGAATCTAAGCTCATCATTCCACCTTTTAAGCGTTCAGCTCAATTCAGCAAGGAGGAAACGGAACAAACCCAAGCCATTGCCCGCCTCAGAATTATAGTAGAAAGAGTGATCGGTAGGATAAAGTCCTTTCACATCTGGGACTCTCCCGTGCCGCTCACACTGATTGGCAGTGTGAATCAGATCTGGCTTAACTGCTGTGTTTTGGCAAATTATCAAGGACCTTTTTGTTTTGAAGAGTGA
- the LOC125261098 gene encoding piggyBac transposable element-derived protein 2-like encodes MSLFGLPGTRMFWNKACRVSQVADTMTLNRWEAIKKHLHFNNNEERQEDNNDPLHKIRPLVTHLTSKLTSIPMSEKLAVDEQMVPFKGRNRLKQYLPSKPKKWGYKILVLAGSDGVPYNLEIYTGRVVQPPELADVGASGNVVLRLAQPIPKHKNYKVFFDNWFTSVPLVLTLAQQGIHCTGTVRGNRLPGVNLMCDAELKRAGRGSFEQKMAMVRETTLYAVKWYDNRSVTLLSDYTGAHPVTEVDRWDCKQKMITKVPCPAVVKEYNKNMGGVDLLDSLLALYRIKIRSKKWYHRLVFHLLDMIIVTTWLLYRRDCEGTGMRKNVHMKLYTFKSYIAEALCKSGKSLERKKGRPCSTIAGEYEEKRRKGPAAPIPLSDVRLDATAHWMIMAEKKGRCKVPGCTGTPKAKCRKCDVHLCFTSTSNCFLRFHTE; translated from the coding sequence ATGTCATTGTTTGGTTTACCAGGCACCCGCATGTTTTGGAACAAAGCCTGCAGAGTATCCCAAGTAGCTGACACCATGACACTGAATAGATGGGAGGCCATCAAAAAACACCTGCACTTCAATAACAATGAAGAGAGACAGGAGGATAATAATGATCCACTCCACAAGATCCGACCACTGGTTACTCATCTAACCTCAAAACTGACATCAATCCCAATGAGTGAAAAGCTGGCTGTTGATGAGCAGATGGTCCCATTCAAGGGAAGAAACAGACTGAAGCAATATCTGCCATCAAAACCAAAGAAATGGGGCTACAAGATTCTGGTCTTGGCTGGCTCTGATGGTGTCCCGTACAACTTGGAAATCTACACAGGGAGAGTTGTACAACCCCCTGAGCTAGCAGATGTGGGAGCAAGTGGCAACGTTGTCCTCCGCCTGGCCCAGCCTATACCCAAGCATAAGAACTACAAGGTTTTTTTCGACAACTGGTTTACGAGTGTCCCTCTTGTGCTTACACTGGCTCAGCAGGGAATTCACTGCACTGGTACTGTTCGTGGCAACAGACTACCAGGTGTCAACTTGATGTGCGATGCTGAGCTGAAAAGAGCAGGACGTGGATCTTTTGAACAGAAGATGGCCATGGTGAGAGAAACCACCTTGTATGCTGTAAAGTGGTACGATAATCGCTCAGTGACCCTTCTCAGTGATTACACTGGAGCCCACCCAGTCACCGAGGTTGACAGGTGGGATTGCAAGCAAAAGATGATCACCAAAGTCCCCTGCCCTGCTGTGGTGAAAGAATACAACAAGAATATGGGTGGGGTGGATCTTCTTGACTCACTGCTTGCACTGTATAGGATCAAAATCAGATCAAAGAAGTGGTACCACCGGCTGGTGTTCCACCTTCTGGATATGATCATCGTGACCACATGGCTGCTCTACCGAAGAGATTGTGAAGGTACTGGCATGAGAAAGAATGTACATATGAAGTTGTATACCTTCAAATCCTACATTGCTGAAGCCCTATGCAAAAGTGGAAAGAGCCTGGAGCGCAAGAAAGGTCGCCCCTGTTCCACAATTGCTGGTGAGTATGAGGAAAAGAGGAGAAAAGGACCCGCTGCTCCAATTCCACTCTCTGATGTGCGCCTGGATGCCACAGCCCACTGGATGATTATGGCTGAAAAGAAGGGGAGATGCAAGGTACCAGGGTGCACAGGTACACCAAAAGCCAAGTGCCGGAAATGTGACGTTCACCTCTGTTTTACATCCACCAGCAACTGCTTTCTGAGGTTTCACACAGAATAG